One window of the Mycobacterium sp. SVM_VP21 genome contains the following:
- a CDS encoding NAD(P)H-quinone oxidoreductase: MYAITLNGFGDPEVMEWARVDDLPPPGAGEVAIDVVAAGVNRADVMQRMGFYPPPPGVSEVPGLEVSGVIAEVGAGVSDWEPGDAVCALLAGGGYAERINVAATQVLPVPQGVSVTAAAALPEASATVWSNVVMTGGLEPGQTLLIHGGGSGIGTHAIQVGRAIGANVAVTAGSQSKLERCRELGAQTLINYREQDFPAVVNAEHSGANVILDIMGGSYLARNVEALAENGHLTIIGLQGGATAELNLGALLFKRGSVHVTNLRRRPEQGHGSKAEIITELRGHLWPMIAEGAVEPVVAAEIPIIDAAEAHRLLDSSDTVGKVVLTVREP; the protein is encoded by the coding sequence ATGTATGCCATAACGCTCAATGGTTTCGGCGATCCCGAGGTGATGGAGTGGGCCCGAGTCGACGACCTTCCCCCACCGGGCGCCGGAGAAGTGGCCATCGATGTGGTGGCTGCGGGAGTGAACCGGGCTGATGTGATGCAGCGCATGGGCTTCTACCCGCCGCCTCCGGGCGTCAGCGAGGTCCCCGGCCTTGAGGTTTCGGGTGTGATCGCGGAAGTCGGTGCCGGAGTCTCGGACTGGGAACCCGGCGACGCGGTGTGTGCGCTACTGGCCGGTGGCGGATACGCCGAACGCATCAACGTGGCCGCCACCCAGGTATTGCCCGTACCGCAGGGGGTCAGCGTCACTGCGGCTGCTGCCTTGCCCGAGGCTTCCGCGACGGTGTGGTCGAACGTGGTGATGACCGGGGGTTTAGAGCCTGGGCAGACACTGCTGATTCACGGTGGTGGAAGCGGAATCGGCACGCATGCGATCCAAGTGGGCCGCGCGATTGGTGCCAATGTGGCGGTGACCGCTGGATCGCAGTCGAAATTGGAACGGTGTCGCGAACTCGGCGCGCAGACCTTGATCAATTATCGCGAGCAGGATTTTCCAGCGGTCGTGAACGCCGAGCACTCCGGCGCCAACGTCATCCTCGACATCATGGGCGGCAGCTATCTGGCCAGGAACGTGGAGGCCCTTGCTGAGAACGGTCACTTGACAATCATCGGGTTACAGGGCGGCGCCACAGCCGAACTGAATCTCGGTGCGCTGCTGTTCAAGCGAGGATCAGTGCATGTGACCAATCTGCGGCGCCGGCCCGAACAGGGCCACGGTTCCAAGGCCGAGATCATCACCGAACTTCGCGGGCACCTGTGGCCGATGATCGCCGAAGGTGCCGTGGAGCCTGTCGTTGCCGCCGAAATCCCGATCATCGATGCAGCCGAGGCCCACAGGCTGCTCGACTCTTCCGACACGGTCGGGAAGGTTGTGCTGACCGTACGCGAGCCGTGA
- a CDS encoding tryptophan-rich sensory protein, translating into MGAISPKTQHLAAFLVSLVLVIVVAALGGLASADAAADYGKLTQPSWAPPSYLFGPVWSALYLLMAVAAWLVWRADPRWTNPAIIAYGVPLVLNLLWSPLFFGLGWRGPALVDILLLDVAVAVTIAAFWKTQRTAALLMLPYLGWILFATALNYSVWSLNS; encoded by the coding sequence ATGGGAGCGATCTCGCCGAAAACGCAGCACCTCGCCGCATTCCTGGTCTCGCTGGTGCTCGTCATCGTCGTCGCAGCCCTCGGCGGGCTCGCCTCGGCCGACGCCGCCGCCGACTACGGGAAGCTCACGCAACCGAGCTGGGCACCACCGAGCTACCTGTTCGGTCCGGTGTGGAGTGCTCTTTATCTACTGATGGCGGTCGCGGCCTGGCTCGTCTGGCGGGCAGACCCTCGGTGGACAAATCCCGCGATCATCGCCTATGGCGTACCGCTGGTCTTGAACCTGTTGTGGTCGCCACTGTTCTTCGGACTGGGCTGGCGCGGCCCGGCGTTGGTCGACATCCTGCTGCTCGACGTCGCCGTGGCAGTCACCATCGCGGCGTTCTGGAAGACCCAGCGCACCGCGGCATTGCTGATGCTGCCGTATCTAGGGTGGATCCTGTTCGCCACCGCGCTGAACTACTCGGTGTGGTCACTGAACAGCTGA
- a CDS encoding TIGR03857 family LLM class F420-dependent oxidoreductase, with product MNRTAPQVTAPTSAADTDIQLNELGYYAVTRHPADARVVLPEAREADALGLGSCHIGERFTVKDPAVLSGAVAGCSSSLGIAPSTNHHTRHPTVTATVGSTMHALTEGRFAMAFGRGMAGYWPAIGLPTVTAARLRDFFGILRRLWAGETIFNHDGPAGKWPMLRHANGLGEGPPIGLVAVGPKTMELAGEIADFVVLHTFFSDEATTASVAAVRRGAERAGRDPDSIRIWACLATVCDSLSQDDQLRRGVGRLATYLQAYPDVLVSANGWDRHVWERVRQSELFTDAATAGPIDASASYETLQRIAELIPAEWLAAVAAGSARDCASTIARQFDLGVHSVIMHGASPHELAPVVQAYRANRPTLHRAVTANPGRFA from the coding sequence ATGAATCGCACCGCACCGCAGGTCACCGCCCCGACGAGCGCAGCTGACACCGACATCCAACTGAACGAACTCGGCTACTACGCCGTCACCCGACACCCGGCGGATGCTCGCGTGGTGCTGCCCGAAGCCCGAGAGGCCGATGCGCTCGGCCTGGGTTCGTGCCACATCGGGGAACGTTTCACCGTGAAAGACCCCGCGGTGCTCAGCGGCGCCGTGGCGGGCTGCAGCTCCAGTTTGGGTATCGCCCCGTCGACCAACCACCACACGCGCCACCCCACCGTGACCGCGACCGTGGGGTCGACCATGCACGCGCTGACCGAGGGCCGTTTCGCGATGGCGTTCGGCCGCGGCATGGCCGGGTACTGGCCGGCGATCGGTCTACCGACGGTCACCGCGGCTCGGCTGCGCGACTTCTTCGGGATCCTTCGCCGGCTGTGGGCCGGCGAGACGATTTTCAATCATGACGGCCCGGCCGGGAAGTGGCCGATGCTGCGGCATGCGAACGGCTTGGGCGAGGGGCCACCGATCGGTTTGGTCGCCGTCGGCCCCAAGACGATGGAACTCGCCGGTGAGATCGCCGATTTCGTTGTGCTGCACACCTTCTTCTCCGACGAGGCGACCACGGCGTCGGTCGCGGCGGTGCGCCGCGGCGCCGAACGTGCGGGCCGCGATCCCGACAGCATCCGCATCTGGGCCTGCCTGGCGACGGTGTGCGACTCGTTGTCGCAGGACGACCAGCTGCGCCGCGGGGTCGGCCGCTTGGCGACCTATTTGCAGGCCTATCCCGATGTGCTGGTCTCCGCCAACGGCTGGGATCGACATGTGTGGGAGCGGGTCCGGCAGTCCGAGTTGTTCACCGATGCGGCCACTGCCGGGCCCATCGACGCCAGCGCCTCATACGAGACGTTGCAGCGGATCGCCGAGCTGATTCCCGCCGAATGGTTGGCGGCGGTGGCAGCCGGTTCGGCCCGCGACTGTGCGAGCACCATCGCCCGGCAGTTCGACCTGGGTGTGCATTCGGTGATCATGCACGGGGCCAGCCCACATGAGCTCGCGCCCGTCGTGCAGGCCTACCGGGCCAACCGGCCGACGCTGCACCGGGCTGTCACCGCGAACCCCGGCAGATTCGCCTGA
- a CDS encoding oxygenase MpaB family protein produces the protein MVNDDWECARVSQDMSETCPAASETPIAAGCPVSGNGYDAPPIPLGPDSLTWKYFGQWTGLFQGTWAGSMQNMHPQLGAAVKDHSIFFIERIPRLMRSIYPIGGVVFDGYRAPQTGAEVRDYHIGIKGVDEQGRRYSALNPDVFYWAHATFFKSTLLAAEKFAGGLAEADKRQLFDEHVQWYRMYGMSMRPVPKSWEEFQTYWDHMCNNVLENNWAAREVMDLSTMPKHPSLEWIPDWLWAQNLKVMQRFLTFMTVALYDPPVRELMGYTWSPRQERIHGYLCKAITFVSKYGPKRALMHPRKRSALDRASGRLPVDAPLVQTPARNLPPVDYRNDPHFYCPKVD, from the coding sequence ATGGTCAACGATGACTGGGAGTGCGCGCGCGTGAGCCAAGACATGTCGGAAACCTGCCCCGCGGCCAGTGAAACGCCGATCGCTGCCGGCTGCCCCGTGAGCGGCAATGGCTACGACGCACCCCCGATCCCGCTGGGCCCCGACTCGCTGACCTGGAAGTACTTCGGCCAATGGACTGGTCTGTTCCAGGGGACCTGGGCCGGGTCCATGCAGAACATGCACCCGCAGCTCGGTGCCGCAGTCAAAGACCACTCGATCTTCTTCATCGAGCGCATCCCGCGCTTGATGCGGTCGATCTACCCGATCGGTGGCGTGGTGTTCGACGGCTACCGCGCACCGCAGACCGGCGCCGAGGTCCGCGACTACCACATCGGCATCAAGGGTGTGGACGAGCAGGGGCGCCGCTACAGCGCACTGAACCCTGACGTTTTCTACTGGGCGCACGCAACCTTCTTCAAGTCGACTCTGCTGGCCGCCGAGAAGTTCGCCGGCGGGCTGGCCGAGGCCGACAAGCGGCAGCTGTTCGACGAGCATGTGCAGTGGTACCGGATGTACGGCATGAGCATGCGCCCGGTGCCCAAGTCCTGGGAAGAGTTCCAAACGTACTGGGATCACATGTGCAACAACGTCTTGGAGAACAACTGGGCGGCCCGTGAGGTCATGGACCTGTCGACCATGCCCAAACACCCGTCGCTGGAATGGATTCCGGACTGGCTGTGGGCGCAGAACCTCAAGGTCATGCAGCGCTTCCTGACGTTCATGACCGTGGCCCTCTATGACCCACCGGTGCGCGAACTCATGGGCTACACCTGGTCTCCGCGCCAGGAGCGGATCCACGGATATCTGTGCAAGGCAATCACCTTCGTCTCCAAGTACGGCCCCAAGCGAGCCCTGATGCATCCGCGCAAGCGGTCGGCGTTGGATCGGGCGTCGGGCCGCCTTCCAGTGGATGCGCCCCTGGTGCAGACCCCGGCACGTAACCTGCCGCCGGTGGACTACCGCAACGACCCGCACTTCTACTGCCCGAAGGTCGACTGA
- a CDS encoding type VII secretion target — protein sequence MTSPVLRVTPVSLRELAQRCAALSGQVAQALPAASASAWQASGAATSSVNTGASSAGTVSRSRMSANSSKLSIAAREYEAMDHNGAAALAAVPQHAGGLPSLTPRSSGVDGGAGKLGI from the coding sequence ATGACCTCCCCCGTCCTGCGGGTCACCCCGGTCAGCCTGCGCGAGCTGGCGCAGCGCTGCGCGGCGCTGTCGGGGCAGGTCGCGCAGGCACTGCCCGCGGCGAGCGCATCGGCATGGCAGGCCAGCGGAGCAGCGACCAGCAGCGTCAATACCGGTGCGAGCAGCGCTGGCACCGTCTCCAGGTCCCGGATGAGCGCCAACTCGAGCAAGTTGAGCATCGCGGCTCGCGAGTACGAGGCGATGGACCACAACGGCGCCGCCGCCCTGGCCGCAGTCCCCCAGCACGCGGGCGGTCTTCCCTCGCTGACCCCCCGCAGCTCCGGTGTCGACGGCGGCGCCGGCAAGCTCGGGATATAA
- a CDS encoding alpha/beta hydrolase family protein, with protein MSGLPPLAEIEDATWDYLTTNATAWTNLANTWEAAFTEVRDGSLRPGGTPWTGAGAEAFQQRAAADVVKIHGPADMLRKAADAAARGANAQVANKGLVLSAVDAAEREDFRVGDDYSVTDTYTYYSSAAEQAQREQAAHAHASFIKSRAANLVFNEHNIARQLTITTAGLHGFAFPDEGADGGAGGAHAGPGLPPDDPKQFAHWWKRLSQEQKDAAYSRDHFIGNHPGMPFDEKTLYNERHLPELLTGAQADVNAMQARFDQLARQVYMGDHSAATGSEMAELGPKLQAAKHSLAEYQGVQQAMHADPDGPSRYLGYLDDHGRAAVSIGNPDTARRNAVLVPGTGQDLTTMGGAIDKSLRMFRAAHTADPDLRAGDVAVTTWMAYDRPMDVPEAAHTHYARNGAAGLDSFEAGMRASHVGAPSLDTVIGHSYGSTLVGAASTGGHHLAADNVIAVGSPGMLTNCASGLDLNPGAQVFASRADNDVITWATGLTLGPDPTAVDFGATRLAADPGPPGFLGIPGTSIPAHSSYWDQGNRALLDFGAVIAGVQPPYVVAP; from the coding sequence ATGTCCGGATTGCCGCCGCTGGCCGAGATCGAAGATGCCACTTGGGATTACCTCACCACCAACGCCACGGCCTGGACTAACCTCGCCAACACCTGGGAAGCCGCGTTCACCGAAGTCCGTGACGGCTCGCTGCGCCCCGGCGGCACACCGTGGACCGGCGCCGGCGCCGAAGCGTTTCAGCAGCGCGCCGCCGCCGATGTGGTGAAGATCCACGGCCCCGCAGACATGCTCCGCAAGGCCGCGGACGCAGCTGCCCGCGGCGCGAACGCGCAGGTGGCGAACAAAGGATTGGTGTTGTCCGCCGTCGACGCAGCCGAACGGGAAGACTTCCGAGTCGGCGACGACTACTCCGTCACCGATACCTATACCTACTATTCCTCCGCCGCCGAGCAAGCGCAGCGGGAGCAGGCCGCCCATGCCCACGCCAGCTTCATCAAGTCGCGAGCCGCCAACCTGGTCTTCAACGAGCACAACATTGCGCGTCAGCTCACTATCACCACCGCGGGCCTGCACGGCTTCGCCTTCCCCGACGAAGGCGCCGACGGCGGCGCTGGCGGCGCCCATGCAGGGCCAGGGCTCCCCCCAGACGATCCGAAGCAGTTCGCGCACTGGTGGAAACGGCTGAGCCAAGAACAGAAAGACGCCGCCTACAGCCGTGACCACTTCATCGGCAACCACCCGGGGATGCCGTTCGACGAAAAAACGCTTTACAACGAACGGCATCTGCCCGAGCTGTTAACCGGTGCGCAGGCGGACGTCAATGCGATGCAAGCGCGCTTCGACCAACTCGCCCGCCAGGTGTACATGGGCGATCACAGCGCGGCGACTGGAAGCGAAATGGCCGAACTCGGGCCGAAACTGCAGGCGGCCAAGCACTCTCTGGCGGAGTATCAAGGTGTGCAGCAAGCCATGCACGCCGACCCCGACGGCCCGTCGCGCTACCTGGGCTACCTTGACGACCACGGCCGCGCCGCGGTCTCCATCGGCAACCCCGACACCGCCAGGCGCAACGCCGTCCTAGTCCCCGGCACCGGACAGGACCTCACCACCATGGGCGGTGCCATCGATAAATCACTGCGCATGTTCCGAGCTGCGCACACTGCTGACCCCGACCTGCGTGCCGGGGATGTGGCGGTGACGACGTGGATGGCGTATGACCGACCCATGGATGTGCCGGAGGCGGCGCACACGCACTACGCCCGCAATGGCGCCGCGGGGCTGGATAGTTTCGAGGCCGGGATGCGCGCCTCTCATGTCGGGGCACCATCATTGGACACCGTGATCGGGCACAGCTACGGCTCCACCCTGGTCGGCGCCGCGTCCACCGGCGGGCATCATCTTGCCGCTGACAACGTGATCGCCGTGGGCAGTCCCGGCATGCTCACCAACTGTGCGAGCGGACTCGATTTGAACCCCGGCGCCCAGGTGTTCGCCTCCCGGGCAGATAACGACGTCATCACCTGGGCTACCGGTCTCACTCTGGGACCAGACCCCACAGCAGTGGACTTCGGAGCCACCCGCCTCGCTGCCGATCCCGGACCACCGGGGTTCTTGGGGATTCCCGGCACCAGCATCCCGGCCCACAGCAGCTACTGGGATCAGGGCAATCGCGCGCTGCTTGATTTCGGTGCCGTCATTGCCGGTGTCCAACCGCCCTACGTGGTGGCGCCGTGA